One Chryseobacterium indoltheticum DNA segment encodes these proteins:
- the mnmE gene encoding tRNA uridine-5-carboxymethylaminomethyl(34) synthesis GTPase MnmE, translated as MNHDTICALATANGIGAIGIIRISGDDAIPVSAKIFDGKNLEKAQSHTVHYGFIKDGDEVIDEVMISVFKAPKTFTAEDSVEISFHGSPHIAKKILEVLIKNGARIAKAGEFTMRAFMNGRIDLSQAESIADLIASENEASRKVALNQLKGGITNEISFLRTDLLNFVSLIELELDFAEEDVEFADRTALNQLLDKIEAKLNSLIESFQYGNAIKNGTAVAIIGKPNAGKSTLLNALLKEERAIVSNIAGTTRDTIEEILHIKGHAFRLIDTAGLRETVDEIEAIGVKKAKEKVENANILVYLADAATENFSEDIEMIKSLQRDDLKLIICATKIDEVSPAQYELVENIFRKEISQDFDFITISAVENQNMQDLKNELSSYVEQLKSEESNVVITNQRHFEALGKSLDAVNKVKEAITFQISTELLAYELRNALEHLGEISGEVTNDEVLGNIFSKFCIGK; from the coding sequence ATGAATCATGACACTATCTGCGCACTTGCCACAGCCAACGGAATCGGAGCCATCGGAATTATCAGAATTTCGGGTGATGATGCAATTCCTGTTTCAGCAAAAATTTTTGACGGTAAAAACCTTGAAAAAGCACAATCGCACACTGTTCATTACGGTTTTATAAAAGATGGTGATGAGGTAATTGATGAAGTGATGATCTCTGTTTTTAAAGCTCCAAAAACTTTTACCGCAGAAGATTCTGTAGAAATTTCATTTCACGGTTCGCCACATATTGCTAAGAAAATTCTTGAAGTTCTCATTAAAAATGGGGCAAGAATTGCTAAAGCCGGTGAATTTACCATGCGTGCTTTTATGAACGGAAGAATTGATCTAAGTCAGGCTGAATCGATTGCCGATTTGATTGCTTCAGAAAATGAGGCATCAAGAAAAGTAGCATTAAACCAGCTAAAAGGCGGAATTACCAACGAAATTTCGTTTTTAAGAACCGATTTATTAAATTTTGTTTCTTTAATTGAATTGGAACTCGATTTTGCTGAAGAAGACGTTGAATTTGCAGACAGGACTGCCCTGAATCAATTACTTGATAAAATTGAAGCAAAATTAAATTCTCTTATTGAAAGCTTTCAATACGGAAATGCCATTAAAAACGGAACTGCCGTTGCCATTATCGGAAAACCAAACGCCGGGAAATCAACTCTTCTGAACGCTTTATTGAAAGAGGAAAGAGCAATTGTAAGCAACATTGCCGGAACAACGAGAGATACCATTGAAGAAATTCTTCACATAAAAGGTCATGCATTCAGATTAATTGACACTGCCGGTCTGCGTGAAACAGTTGATGAAATCGAAGCTATCGGTGTAAAAAAAGCAAAAGAGAAAGTAGAAAACGCAAATATTCTGGTTTACCTGGCCGATGCTGCAACAGAAAACTTTTCTGAAGACATCGAAATGATAAAATCATTACAAAGAGATGATTTAAAACTCATCATCTGCGCCACGAAAATAGATGAAGTTTCTCCTGCCCAATATGAGCTGGTGGAAAATATTTTCAGAAAAGAAATTTCGCAAGATTTCGATTTCATCACCATTTCGGCTGTTGAAAATCAAAATATGCAAGATTTAAAAAATGAATTATCATCTTATGTAGAGCAGCTAAAATCGGAAGAAAGTAATGTGGTAATCACTAACCAACGACACTTTGAAGCCTTAGGAAAATCCTTAGACGCCGTAAACAAAGTGAAGGAAGCGATTACTTTCCAAATTTCAACAGAACTTTTAGCTTATGAACTAAGAAATGCTTTGGAACATCTTGGTGAAATTTCAGGCGAAGTAACGAATGATGAGGTTTTGGGAAATATTTTTTCTAAGTTTTGTATCGGCAAATAA
- a CDS encoding NAD(P)H-dependent oxidoreductase: MKKIALINGHPNHESFNFALAEAYKKGVENSGAEIKEIIIRDLDFNPNLQFGYQKRMDLEPDLLKAWEIIQWADHLVWVHPVWWGGLPSITKGFIDRLFLPGFAFKYRENSVWWDKFLTGKTAHIITTIDQPGWYYRMFYGRPSINQLKKSTLEFCGVKPVKVTYIGIIKNSKEEQRQKWIEKVYSLGRKLK; encoded by the coding sequence ATGAAAAAAATTGCATTAATCAACGGACACCCAAATCATGAATCGTTCAATTTCGCTTTAGCTGAAGCTTATAAAAAAGGAGTCGAAAATTCGGGAGCCGAAATAAAGGAAATTATTATCCGAGATCTTGATTTTAATCCTAATCTCCAGTTTGGCTACCAAAAAAGAATGGATTTGGAACCTGATCTACTGAAAGCATGGGAAATTATACAATGGGCAGATCATCTGGTTTGGGTACATCCGGTTTGGTGGGGCGGACTTCCTTCCATTACAAAAGGTTTTATCGACCGTCTTTTTCTTCCCGGTTTCGCATTTAAATATCGTGAAAACTCGGTTTGGTGGGATAAATTTTTAACAGGCAAAACTGCACATATCATCACAACAATAGATCAACCAGGCTGGTATTACAGAATGTTTTATGGAAGACCGAGTATCAATCAACTCAAAAAATCTACTTTAGAATTTTGCGGTGTAAAGCCTGTGAAGGTTACTTATATTGGAATCATTAAAAACTCAAAAGAAGAGCAACGTCAAAAGTGGATTGAAAAAGTGTATTCATTAGGCCGGAAGCTTAAATAA
- a CDS encoding Crp/Fnr family transcriptional regulator, giving the protein MIQQFFHNFNLFSKNEIEHLSTLFSEIKLSQNDFFVKEGEKCKEIAFIHSGIFRSFYTSDEGKDNTYCFRFPNDLMASYSSFISDKPSIENMQAISDATLLVIKKEKIQELASENSKWSEFLRMIAEQEYLELEKRFFQLQRDTAAQRYDFLIENQPNYIQQIPLQHLASYLGITQRHLSRIRKEISF; this is encoded by the coding sequence ATGATTCAGCAGTTTTTTCACAATTTTAATCTGTTTTCAAAAAATGAAATAGAGCATCTTTCGACTCTTTTTAGTGAAATAAAATTATCACAAAATGATTTTTTTGTAAAAGAAGGTGAGAAATGTAAAGAAATTGCTTTTATACACTCAGGAATATTCAGATCTTTTTATACTTCAGATGAGGGAAAAGACAATACGTATTGTTTTAGATTCCCCAATGATTTGATGGCTTCTTATTCTTCATTTATTTCAGACAAACCAAGCATAGAAAACATGCAGGCCATTTCAGATGCTACTCTATTGGTTATTAAGAAAGAAAAAATTCAGGAACTTGCCTCTGAAAATTCTAAATGGAGTGAATTTCTCAGAATGATTGCCGAACAGGAATATCTGGAACTTGAAAAACGTTTTTTCCAGCTTCAACGGGACACCGCCGCACAGAGATATGATTTTTTAATTGAAAATCAACCGAATTATATTCAGCAAATTCCCTTGCAACATTTAGCATCTTATCTAGGCATTACCCAAAGACATCTGAGCCGTATCAGGAAAGAAATTTCTTTTTAG
- a CDS encoding aminopeptidase P family protein: MTSKEKVAALREEMQKNNVDAFIVYSADPHMSEYLPEEWQERAWLSGFLGSAGFVVITKDKAGLWTDGRYFTQAPIELAGSGIDLFKDGMEGTPNYIDWIISEIPANGKVAVNALATSHSNWELLYQKLNARNLTLVDSPLLKAVWKERGTPSKNPIFVHPLDRAGKSVTDKISAIRQKMEEQEVTVHVISSLDDVAWTLNLRGSDVESNPVFLGYILITKNDAILFTDLEKMEVEARKQMDESFVKMMPYEEFNNHLRTIKNEKVLVSPNSNQSIFEALKIDNEFVKAAVPGNIMKAQKNETELEGFRKVMVRDGVAMVKFLYWLTHNAGKETMNEYSIGKKLREFRAAGENFVGESFGSIVGYKDNGAMMHYSAKSEGSKEVTNDASILVDSGGQYLEGTTDITRTLALGAVSEEFKTNSTLVLQGMIRLSMVKFPKGTRGVQLDAIARLPLWMHGKDYNHGTGHGVGSFMNVHEGPQNIRKDMNPQELLVGMVVSNEPGYYVEGEYGIRHENLIAIKESETTGSGTFYEFETLTFCPFFKDTIVKEILSEEEITWLNAYHKTCEEKLAPHLEGEVKDWFLSLVSPI; encoded by the coding sequence ATGACTTCAAAGGAAAAAGTAGCTGCGCTTCGTGAAGAAATGCAAAAAAATAATGTTGATGCATTTATAGTATATTCTGCAGATCCTCACATGAGCGAATATTTACCTGAAGAATGGCAGGAAAGAGCCTGGCTTTCGGGTTTTCTTGGTTCCGCAGGTTTTGTGGTAATTACTAAAGATAAAGCCGGACTTTGGACCGACGGAAGATATTTCACACAGGCTCCAATCGAATTGGCAGGCTCAGGAATAGATCTTTTCAAAGACGGAATGGAAGGAACGCCAAATTATATTGACTGGATTATATCTGAAATTCCTGCAAACGGAAAAGTGGCAGTCAATGCATTGGCAACTTCACATTCAAACTGGGAACTTTTATACCAGAAACTGAACGCCAGAAATTTAACCCTGGTTGATTCTCCTTTATTAAAAGCAGTTTGGAAAGAAAGAGGAACTCCTTCAAAAAACCCGATTTTCGTGCATCCATTAGACAGAGCCGGAAAATCTGTGACAGATAAAATCTCTGCAATTCGTCAAAAAATGGAAGAGCAGGAAGTTACCGTTCATGTGATTTCAAGTCTTGATGATGTTGCCTGGACGTTGAACTTAAGAGGAAGTGATGTAGAAAGCAATCCTGTGTTTTTAGGATATATTTTAATCACTAAAAATGATGCAATTCTGTTTACCGACCTTGAAAAAATGGAGGTTGAAGCCAGAAAACAAATGGATGAATCATTCGTAAAAATGATGCCGTACGAAGAATTCAACAATCATTTAAGAACCATCAAAAATGAAAAAGTTTTAGTTTCACCAAACAGCAACCAATCTATTTTTGAAGCTTTAAAAATTGATAATGAATTTGTGAAAGCTGCTGTTCCCGGAAATATTATGAAGGCTCAGAAAAATGAAACTGAGCTTGAAGGTTTCAGAAAAGTAATGGTAAGAGATGGTGTTGCGATGGTAAAATTCCTTTACTGGTTAACGCATAATGCCGGAAAAGAAACCATGAACGAATATTCTATTGGTAAAAAGCTGAGAGAATTCCGTGCTGCAGGAGAAAATTTTGTGGGTGAAAGTTTCGGAAGTATCGTTGGGTATAAAGACAACGGTGCCATGATGCACTATTCCGCAAAAAGCGAAGGCAGTAAGGAAGTAACCAATGACGCAAGTATTTTAGTTGATTCGGGAGGTCAATATTTAGAAGGAACAACAGATATTACAAGAACTTTAGCTTTAGGAGCTGTTTCTGAAGAATTTAAAACCAATTCTACTTTAGTTTTACAAGGAATGATTCGTTTATCGATGGTGAAGTTTCCAAAAGGAACAAGAGGAGTTCAGCTTGATGCGATCGCAAGACTTCCTTTGTGGATGCATGGAAAAGACTACAATCACGGAACAGGCCACGGAGTTGGAAGCTTTATGAATGTACATGAAGGTCCGCAAAATATCAGAAAAGATATGAATCCGCAGGAACTTTTGGTTGGGATGGTTGTTTCAAACGAACCTGGATATTATGTGGAAGGAGAATACGGAATCCGTCATGAAAATCTTATTGCCATAAAAGAATCAGAAACCACAGGATCCGGGACTTTTTATGAGTTTGAAACTTTAACGTTCTGCCCGTTCTTTAAAGATACCATCGTAAAAGAAATTCTTTCTGAGGAAGAAATCACTTGGCTTAATGCTTATCATAAAACATGTGAAGAAAAATTGGCTCCTCATTTGGAAGGTGAAGTAAAAGATTGGTTTTTATCACTTGTAAGCCCAATTTAA
- a CDS encoding DUF6526 family protein, with the protein MFLMSYGKNNSIQVPHQTQIIKKLTFWKDYCSIGNMGTQNYNNHRKFYPPHHFIYLPLLLIAEIFGIYKIFNESVNQLAWILFSVLIFLILYLALMVRQHYALGLQNRIVRLEFKQRYFELFNTRSDEVEEKLNFGQIAALRFAYDEEFKELLYKALNEKMSGDQIKKSIKKWRADHHRI; encoded by the coding sequence ATGTTTTTAATGAGTTACGGGAAAAACAACAGTATTCAGGTACCACATCAAACTCAAATCATAAAAAAATTAACTTTTTGGAAAGATTATTGCAGTATCGGCAACATGGGAACGCAAAACTATAATAACCACAGAAAATTTTATCCGCCGCATCACTTCATTTATTTGCCATTGTTGTTGATAGCTGAAATTTTTGGAATTTATAAAATATTTAATGAATCAGTGAATCAACTGGCATGGATACTTTTTTCGGTTCTTATATTTTTAATTCTCTATTTAGCTTTAATGGTGCGTCAACATTATGCATTGGGACTACAAAACCGCATCGTGAGACTGGAATTTAAGCAAAGATATTTTGAACTGTTCAACACAAGATCAGATGAAGTTGAAGAAAAACTGAATTTCGGACAGATCGCTGCTTTAAGATTTGCTTATGATGAAGAATTTAAAGAACTTTTATATAAAGCTTTAAACGAAAAAATGTCAGGTGATCAGATCAAAAAGTCAATTAAAAAATGGCGAGCAGATCACCATCGGATTTAA
- a CDS encoding DNA topoisomerase IB: MEQSDLDIISHLKPSKIVKIMKDPVASAKAVNLIYTTDAETAGIIRRKRGKKYLYFKDGEKIKDKEEITRINSLVIPPAWENVWICALDNGHLQATGFDARKRKQYRYHALWSALRNQTKFYRMLQFGYALPEIRLQLEKDLALRNFEKRKIMALIVSLMQRTNIRIGNSIYEKLYGSFGLTTLKGKHVKVNGQKINFSFKGKKGVMHNVNLKSKRLAKLIMKCKEIPGKELFQYIDDDGKRHSVDSGMVNDYIKEISGEDFTAKDFRTWSGTVNALIAFKEIGYAENNSQYKKKVKAALDIVAEHLGNTNTVCRKYYVHPLVINLYENNTIKKYLDELEVIEENDGKAGLTHEEKLILKILENEKM; the protein is encoded by the coding sequence ATGGAACAATCAGACTTAGATATTATTTCTCATCTTAAGCCATCGAAGATTGTAAAAATTATGAAAGATCCGGTAGCTTCTGCAAAGGCGGTGAATCTTATTTACACCACAGACGCAGAAACTGCCGGAATTATTCGTAGAAAAAGAGGCAAAAAATACCTTTACTTTAAAGATGGTGAAAAAATTAAAGACAAAGAAGAGATTACGCGTATTAATAGTTTAGTCATTCCTCCGGCTTGGGAGAATGTCTGGATATGCGCTTTAGATAACGGTCATCTTCAGGCAACAGGATTTGATGCAAGAAAAAGAAAGCAATACAGATATCATGCACTTTGGAGTGCTTTGCGAAATCAGACCAAATTTTACAGAATGCTGCAGTTTGGGTATGCTTTACCGGAAATTCGACTGCAACTTGAAAAAGACCTTGCTTTAAGAAATTTTGAAAAGCGAAAAATTATGGCTTTGATTGTCAGTTTAATGCAGCGTACCAATATCAGAATTGGTAATAGCATTTACGAAAAGCTATATGGTTCTTTCGGATTGACCACATTGAAGGGAAAACATGTAAAGGTAAATGGGCAGAAAATCAATTTTTCATTTAAAGGTAAAAAAGGAGTAATGCATAACGTCAATCTTAAAAGCAAAAGATTGGCAAAATTAATTATGAAATGCAAAGAAATTCCCGGAAAGGAGCTGTTTCAGTATATTGATGACGACGGAAAAAGACATTCTGTAGATTCGGGAATGGTAAATGATTACATCAAAGAAATCAGCGGCGAAGATTTTACAGCCAAAGATTTCAGAACCTGGTCGGGAACGGTAAATGCCTTAATTGCATTTAAAGAAATAGGCTATGCCGAAAATAATTCTCAATATAAAAAGAAAGTGAAAGCTGCATTAGATATTGTTGCTGAGCATCTTGGAAATACAAATACAGTTTGTCGGAAATACTATGTACACCCACTAGTAATAAATTTATACGAAAATAATACCATCAAAAAATACCTTGATGAGCTAGAGGTTATCGAAGAAAATGACGGAAAAGCTGGCTTAACTCACGAGGAAAAATTAATTTTAAAAATTCTGGAGAACGAAAAGATGTGA
- the pruA gene encoding L-glutamate gamma-semialdehyde dehydrogenase, protein MSKAISQVPFAVNEPVTSYVPGSAEVKSLLATYKKMWAEKIEIPMIINGKEVKTGDTVQLQSPQDHAHDFGFYHKGTMQHVDDAINSALAAKKQWNELGWEHRAAIFLKAADLLAGPYRDVINAATMIGQSKNVHQTEIDAACEFIDFLRFNVEFMTEMYSEQPVSDAGIWNRVEYRPLEGFCFAVTPFNFTAISGNLPTCMAMLGNVVVWKPSDKQIYSAKVIMDVLIEAGLPAGVINMIFTDGKETADKVLAHRDFAGLHFTGSTKVFQGMWKMIGDNIHNYRTYPRIVGETGGKDFVIAHPSANVEAVATALVRGSFEYQGQKCSAASRAYIPQSLWADVKKVMETQIASIKVGSPEDPSNFVNAVIDKNSFEKCKGYIDRAGISSVANVVIGGKTDDSKGWFVHPTVIETTDPQYESMVEEIFGPILSVFVYEDKDWAETLKVVDSSSPYSLTGSVFAQDRYAVNEAFKALENASGNFYINDKPTGAVVGQQPFGGGRASGTNDKAGSKMNLLRWTSVRSIKETFVSPKDYKYPYLG, encoded by the coding sequence ATGTCAAAAGCAATTTCGCAAGTACCATTTGCAGTAAATGAGCCGGTAACTTCGTATGTACCGGGATCAGCAGAAGTAAAATCTCTTCTTGCAACTTACAAAAAAATGTGGGCAGAAAAGATAGAAATCCCAATGATCATCAATGGTAAAGAAGTGAAAACAGGCGATACTGTTCAGCTTCAGTCTCCGCAGGATCACGCTCACGATTTCGGTTTTTATCATAAAGGAACGATGCAGCATGTAGATGATGCCATCAACTCTGCTTTAGCAGCAAAAAAACAGTGGAATGAGCTAGGATGGGAGCACCGTGCAGCGATTTTCTTAAAAGCAGCTGATCTTTTGGCAGGACCTTATAGAGACGTTATTAATGCAGCGACAATGATCGGGCAGTCTAAAAATGTTCATCAGACTGAAATTGATGCAGCTTGTGAATTCATCGATTTCTTAAGATTCAACGTAGAATTTATGACAGAAATGTATTCTGAGCAGCCGGTTTCTGACGCAGGAATCTGGAACAGAGTAGAGTACAGACCATTGGAAGGATTCTGTTTTGCAGTAACGCCTTTCAACTTTACAGCAATTTCAGGAAACTTGCCGACTTGCATGGCAATGCTTGGAAACGTAGTGGTTTGGAAGCCTTCTGACAAGCAAATCTATTCTGCAAAAGTAATTATGGATGTTTTGATCGAAGCGGGTCTTCCTGCAGGGGTTATTAACATGATTTTCACGGACGGAAAAGAAACTGCTGATAAAGTTTTGGCGCACAGAGATTTTGCAGGACTTCACTTTACAGGATCTACAAAAGTTTTCCAGGGAATGTGGAAAATGATCGGTGACAATATTCATAACTACAGAACATATCCAAGAATCGTTGGGGAAACAGGTGGAAAAGATTTTGTAATCGCTCACCCTTCAGCAAACGTAGAAGCTGTTGCAACGGCTTTGGTAAGAGGTTCTTTCGAATATCAGGGACAAAAATGTTCTGCGGCTTCAAGAGCTTATATTCCTCAATCTCTTTGGGCTGATGTGAAAAAAGTAATGGAAACTCAGATCGCTTCAATTAAAGTAGGTTCTCCTGAAGATCCTTCAAACTTTGTGAATGCGGTAATCGATAAAAATTCATTCGAAAAGTGCAAAGGTTATATCGACAGAGCAGGAATTTCAAGCGTTGCCAATGTAGTAATTGGTGGTAAAACTGATGATTCTAAAGGCTGGTTTGTACATCCAACAGTTATAGAAACTACAGATCCTCAATACGAAAGTATGGTTGAAGAGATTTTCGGACCGATCTTATCTGTTTTTGTTTACGAAGATAAAGACTGGGCAGAAACTTTAAAGGTGGTTGATTCTTCTTCTCCTTATTCATTGACGGGTTCTGTGTTTGCACAAGATCGTTACGCTGTAAACGAGGCTTTCAAAGCGTTAGAAAATGCTTCAGGAAACTTCTACATCAATGATAAACCAACCGGTGCAGTTGTGGGTCAGCAACCTTTCGGTGGAGGTAGAGCTTCAGGAACAAATGATAAAGCGGGTTCTAAAATGAACTTGCTAAGATGGACATCTGTAAGATCTATTAAAGAAACTTTTGTTTCTCCTAAAGATTATAAATACCCATATCTTGGTTAA
- a CDS encoding ABC transporter permease: MMKLLKLEYYKNLNYTPFKVFTILYFAILVIFLCIGLIDLKLFGDTINLKEQGMYNFPEIWNFTTWTVALLKIFLGLIIVFSICQEFSNRMFKQNTIDGLSREEFIGSKLLTITIFTLISTIIVFAITLFLGLQYSTSTESSLVYKEMFFIGNYFLKLFAFFCFLMFLSILLRKSVFVFLAFFVIWVGESIIGGIESYSKLAGLKAAQRNEVLQNDFFFSKIFPLESMSNLIPNPMLRLNMAKALGLKYEFTYPTESLIACLIWCVLFIFGSYLILKKRDW; encoded by the coding sequence ATGATGAAATTATTAAAATTAGAATATTATAAAAATCTGAATTATACACCGTTCAAGGTTTTTACCATTCTTTACTTTGCTATTTTGGTGATCTTTCTTTGCATTGGTTTGATTGATCTTAAACTTTTTGGTGACACCATCAATTTGAAAGAACAAGGGATGTATAACTTTCCTGAAATATGGAATTTTACGACCTGGACTGTCGCTTTACTTAAAATATTTTTAGGGCTAATTATCGTCTTTTCGATCTGTCAGGAATTCAGCAACAGAATGTTTAAGCAGAATACGATTGATGGGTTGAGCAGAGAAGAATTTATTGGTTCAAAATTATTGACGATCACTATTTTTACTTTAATTTCAACAATTATTGTATTTGCTATTACTTTGTTTTTAGGCTTACAGTACTCAACCTCCACAGAATCATCATTGGTTTACAAGGAGATGTTTTTTATTGGAAATTACTTCTTAAAGCTTTTCGCATTCTTTTGTTTCTTAATGTTTTTATCAATTCTACTAAGAAAATCTGTTTTTGTTTTCCTTGCGTTCTTTGTAATTTGGGTAGGAGAATCTATTATCGGAGGAATCGAATCTTATTCTAAATTAGCAGGCCTAAAAGCGGCTCAAAGAAATGAAGTATTGCAAAATGACTTTTTCTTCAGCAAAATTTTCCCTCTGGAAAGTATGTCCAATTTAATTCCTAATCCGATGTTGAGGCTAAATATGGCAAAAGCACTTGGTTTAAAATATGAGTTTACTTACCCGACAGAAAGCCTTATTGCTTGCCTGATTTGGTGTGTTTTATTTATTTTCGGATCTTATTTGATTCTGAAAAAAAGAGACTGGTAA
- a CDS encoding ABC transporter ATP-binding protein produces MEKILSVKNLTKKFKRVVVNNISFDVERGNVYGLLGPNGSGKSTTFGMLLSTINPTSGDWFWFGQKGTTPETLKKIGAIIEQPNFYPYLSAETNLKIVAEIKGTPFARIDEVLNTVKLLERKKDTFKTFSLGMKQRLAIASALLNNPEVLILDEPTNGLDPEGIIQIREIIGAIAKQGITIIIASHLLDEIEKICSHVIVLKEGNAIYSGRVDEITSNQGFFELKADNNSALLSALEELQWFTSVSAEGELIKAQVRDDASISASTLNQKLAEKGIFLSHLAKKKQSLENQFLELVKNTN; encoded by the coding sequence ATGGAAAAAATTTTATCAGTAAAGAATCTGACGAAAAAATTCAAGAGAGTCGTAGTCAACAATATTTCTTTTGATGTAGAAAGAGGTAATGTTTACGGCCTTTTAGGTCCTAACGGAAGCGGAAAATCTACTACCTTCGGGATGCTTCTTTCAACTATCAATCCTACAAGCGGCGACTGGTTTTGGTTTGGGCAAAAAGGAACAACTCCCGAAACGCTTAAAAAAATCGGAGCTATTATCGAGCAACCCAACTTCTATCCTTATCTAAGTGCGGAAACCAACCTGAAAATTGTTGCGGAAATTAAAGGAACTCCTTTTGCGAGAATTGATGAAGTTTTAAATACAGTTAAGCTTTTAGAAAGAAAAAAAGATACATTTAAAACCTTTTCTTTAGGCATGAAGCAACGTTTGGCAATTGCTTCGGCTTTGCTCAACAATCCTGAGGTCTTGATCTTAGATGAACCGACCAACGGCTTAGATCCTGAAGGAATTATTCAGATCAGAGAAATTATCGGAGCAATCGCAAAACAAGGAATTACCATCATTATTGCAAGTCACCTTTTAGATGAAATCGAAAAGATCTGCAGTCATGTAATTGTTTTAAAAGAAGGAAACGCCATTTATTCCGGACGAGTAGATGAAATAACCAGTAACCAAGGTTTTTTTGAATTAAAAGCTGATAATAATTCTGCTCTTTTGAGTGCTTTGGAAGAACTTCAGTGGTTTACTTCAGTTTCGGCAGAAGGTGAACTTATTAAAGCACAGGTGCGTGATGATGCATCGATTTCTGCATCAACATTAAACCAGAAACTTGCAGAAAAAGGTATTTTCCTGTCACATTTGGCTAAGAAAAAACAATCGCTTGAAAATCAATTCCTTGAACTTGTAAAAAACACTAATTAA
- a CDS encoding AAA family ATPase — protein MKLIELAKELNVSAESIKQFIQDFDLDLVDCISTQFEVKEDFEKFARENVDFLKLYETDLDKNKTVDQIAETINQPKDKIEKAIEENPSNIFDNGLFRSSISSYGIDQKLGGNYKFVYNYFGNKTKLQQRDFIGYRDLFFYISDILEPFLNPQQTKDWGIHKPAGIILYGPPGSGKIFWANKIAEIINYKFKEVKKHYLGTSFIDGNQTNFNDFLVTMMKEDKVLLFLDDFDEIMMERNAENNVASCNLETQEIILHHVSKFESEGVLMVGSANSVADIDEEILAPGRFDVVIPVFPPNAAERSEIILYSMTKNLDKDSLLFKILKNNKADKIPFWSETVKKMKVFSNTMLIDFTQSLKKRIKNRYQRTKDEKLKIDETLLNGALRDAAAKLTEEYLNQIAQFLNDVIINNLDDFQMRIHALKSELETYQSVETPRREIGFMHNDEDNV, from the coding sequence ATGAAGTTAATTGAACTTGCAAAAGAATTAAATGTTTCCGCAGAATCCATCAAGCAGTTTATTCAGGATTTTGATCTTGATCTGGTTGATTGTATTTCGACCCAGTTTGAAGTAAAAGAAGATTTTGAAAAATTTGCCCGTGAAAATGTAGATTTTTTGAAACTATATGAAACAGATTTAGACAAAAATAAAACCGTCGACCAAATTGCAGAAACTATCAATCAGCCTAAAGATAAAATTGAAAAAGCCATTGAAGAAAATCCTTCAAATATTTTTGATAACGGATTGTTTAGATCTTCGATTTCAAGTTATGGGATTGATCAAAAGTTAGGTGGAAATTACAAATTCGTTTATAATTATTTTGGAAATAAAACCAAGCTTCAGCAAAGAGATTTCATCGGTTACAGAGATCTTTTCTTTTATATTTCAGATATTTTGGAGCCGTTTTTAAATCCTCAGCAAACCAAAGACTGGGGAATTCATAAACCTGCAGGAATTATTTTGTACGGACCTCCCGGAAGCGGAAAGATATTTTGGGCCAATAAAATTGCCGAAATCATTAATTATAAGTTTAAAGAAGTTAAAAAACATTATCTCGGCACCTCATTCATTGACGGAAATCAAACCAATTTCAATGATTTTTTGGTGACGATGATGAAAGAAGATAAAGTGTTGCTTTTTTTGGATGATTTTGACGAAATTATGATGGAAAGAAATGCTGAAAATAATGTGGCTTCGTGCAATCTCGAAACCCAGGAGATTATTCTGCATCACGTTTCAAAATTTGAAAGTGAAGGAGTGTTGATGGTCGGTTCTGCCAATTCCGTTGCAGACATTGACGAAGAAATTCTGGCACCCGGAAGATTTGATGTTGTTATTCCTGTTTTCCCGCCGAATGCTGCCGAAAGATCAGAGATTATTCTCTATTCAATGACCAAAAATCTGGATAAAGATTCTCTGCTTTTCAAAATTCTAAAAAACAACAAAGCAGATAAAATTCCTTTCTGGAGCGAAACTGTTAAGAAAATGAAGGTTTTCAGTAATACCATGCTGATCGATTTTACTCAAAGTTTAAAAAAGAGGATTAAAAACCGCTACCAAAGAACGAAAGACGAAAAGCTGAAAATTGATGAAACCCTTCTGAACGGTGCTTTGCGTGATGCTGCAGCAAAATTAACTGAAGAATACCTTAACCAAATTGCTCAGTTTTTAAATGATGTCATTATCAATAACCTTGATGATTTTCAAATGAGAATTCATGCGCTAAAATCTGAACTGGAAACGTATCAATCTGTAGAAACTCCGAGAAGAGAAATCGGTTTTATGCATAATGACGAAGATAATGTTTAA